Sequence from the Salinicoccus sp. Bachu38 genome:
CAATAAATAGAGTATTGTGCTGTTATTTCTCATATTAAAACTCCTTATAGGAATAGACATCGTTGCTCCTGATAGTCATTCCACTCTAACATACGGCACCTTTTCCTGAAAAATTCATATGCCATGTTCATTCAAATGATTTTTATTTTCGTCTGATGAGCATTGATTTTGTTTATTTATACCCTGCCGGGGTATAATTTAGATGAAATGATATATCAGGGAGTGATAGGATGATCCACACCAAAAATGGACAGCATAATCATAATGACCACGAAAAACATCATGGGTCCCATGACAAGGATCACAGCAACCATGGTCATGCGGGGCATGACCACCATGGAGACATGGTGCAGGAGTTCCGAAACAAGTTTTTCATCATATTGATATTCACCATTCCCATCATGCTTCTGTCACCAATGATTCAGAACTTCATGGGAGTGGATTGGCGTTTCACAGGTGATATCTATATTCTGGCTGCATTGTCCACCTTCGTCTACTTCTATGGCGGCTGGCCATTCATCAAGGGTGCTGTCGATGAACTGAAGGATAGGGAGCCCGGAATGATGACCCTGATCGCCATGGCCATATCCATCGCCTTCTTCTACAGCATTGCCGTCGTATTTGGCTTTGATGGGGAACAGATCTTCTGGGAACTGGCGACACTGGTACTCATCATGCTTCTCGGCCACTGGATCGAGATGCGTTCCATCAACAATGCATCCAAAGCACTGGAGTCTCTGGCCTCCCTGATGCCGGATACGGCAAACCGTATTTCCGAGGATGGGTCTACAGAAGAGGTGCAGGTGGATGAAATCAAAGCAGGGGACCATGTGATGGTAAAACCTGGAGAAAAAATGCCTCTGGATGGAAAAATCATCAAAGGGAAATCCCAAGTCGATGAATCGATGCTGACCGGCGAGTCTGTTCCGGTAGTCAAATCCGCAGGCGATGAAGTGATCGGTGGATCGATCAACAGGGAAGGTTCCCTTACTGTAGAAATAGAGAAGCTTATGGACGAGTCCTACTTGAATCAGGTCATCGAAATGGTGAAGGAATCCCAGAAGACCAAATCCAGGACGCAGGATATCACCAATCAGGCAGCCAAGTGGCTGTTCTATATCGCATTGGCTGCAGGCATCATCACTTTCATCGTCTGGCTGGCCATGGGTTCGACTGTGGATACGGCCATTCAGAGGATGGTGACAGTCATGGTCATCACCTGCCCCCATGCTCTTGGACTGGCGGCGCCACTCGTCATTTCGGTTTCCACCGCCCTGTCTGCCAAATATGGGCTACTGATACGCAAGCGTCCACAGTTCGAGCGGGCACGCAATATAGACGCTGTGATATTCGATAAGACAGGCACTTTGACTGAAGGGACATTCGGTGTCACAGATATCGAGTCCTTCAGCGATATGGATGAAAATACAATTCTGACCCATGCAGCAACAGTTGAGAATGATTCGGAGCACCCGATTGCTACAGGCATACTGGATGAAGCTTCTGAAAGAAATCTGGAGCTCCATGAACTGTCCGATTTCAATTCCATTACAGGTGTCGGAATAGAAGGGACGATTGATGGCAGAAATGTCAAAGTTGTCAGCCCCGGCTACGTCGCTCAACAAAATATCGACTTTGATGATGCACGTTTCAATGAGTGGTCCGGACAGGGCAAGACCGTTGTGTTCCTCATGATCGACGAAGAGTTGTCGGGTGCGGTCGCACTTGCAGACAAAATCAAGGAAAGTGCAAAAGAGACGGTGGCTGAGCTGCACAAACGCAATATCAGAGCCATCATGCTGACCGGCGATAACCGAAAAGTAGCCGATTATGTTGCCGAACAGATCGGAATTGACGAAGTATATGCTGAAGTCCTGCCCAATCAAAAGGCAGAAAAAGTGGCAGAGATTCAGGAACGGGGTCTCGTTGTAGCGATGACCGGGGACGGAATCAATGACGCTCCCGCATTGACCAGGGCGGACGTCGGCATTGCTGTCGGGGCAGGTACAGACATTGCCATGGATAGTGCAGACATCGTCCTCGTAGACAGCAACCCAAAGGATATACTTGCGATATTCAGCCTATCGAAGCGGACATACAACAAACTGGTCCAGAATCTGATCTGGGCTACCGGCTACAATATCTTCGCAATTCCCTTGGCAGCAGGCGTACTCGCCCCCTGGGGCATCATCCTCAGTCCCGCGGTAGGTGCAATACTGATGAGCCTAAGTACCATCATAGTCGCCATCAATGCACAGCTGCTGCACCGTTTCGAAGTCGAATAATGCTTGGAAAGGAGAGCTTACGGGCTCTTCTTTTTTGTGTGGAATGAGAATCGGGAGCCATGTAATTGACGCCTATGCCACTATGACACTATTATAAAAGTGAAGGGACTTTTGGAGTTGATAAGGGCCAAACCAGGTGGAAAGAGGGATAGGCATGATCCGATTTGACAATGACTATACAGAAGGTGCACACCCGAGAATTATTGAAAAGCTTGTAGATACGAATGAAGAGCAGCTTCCGGGGTATGGCAGGGACCACTACTCGGATGAGGCGAAGGCGCTGATCAGCAGCATATGCGATCATGATGTTGATGTCCATTTCATGGTCGGCGGTACACAGGCGAACCTGACCATCATTTCATCAGCGCTCCGAACGCATCAGGGCGTCATCGCTCCCGATTCCGGACATATCGCCGCCGATGAGACCGGAGCGATAGAGGCGACAGGGCACAAGGTGCTGGAGCTTGAAAATGAAAATGGGAAGATCAGTGCAGAACAGGTTGAGGATTTTGTGGAAGGACATTGGAACAGTCCCGTCCGGGAACATATGTCCCAGCCGAAGATGGTCTGCATCTCCCAGCCGACTGAATCCGGCACATTATATTCAAAGCAGGAACTGGAGAGGATCCGAAAGGTCTGCGATGATTATAATCTCTACCTCATGGTTGATGGGGCCAGGCTCGGATACGCACTTGCTTCCGAAGAGAACGATACCACTTTGGCGGACGTGGCCAGACTATGTGATGTCTTCTACATCGGCGGTACGAAA
This genomic interval carries:
- a CDS encoding threonine aldolase family protein, with translation MIRFDNDYTEGAHPRIIEKLVDTNEEQLPGYGRDHYSDEAKALISSICDHDVDVHFMVGGTQANLTIISSALRTHQGVIAPDSGHIAADETGAIEATGHKVLELENENGKISAEQVEDFVEGHWNSPVREHMSQPKMVCISQPTESGTLYSKQELERIRKVCDDYNLYLMVDGARLGYALASEENDTTLADVARLCDVFYIGGTKVGALFGEAVVISNGSLKEDFRYIIKQKGGMLAKGRLLGIQFKVLFEDDLYFDISRHALEMAKRLQEGFENKGIEMHYPSPTNQLFPVLTTLQIDKLRQKYAFQPWEDLDVDRKVIRFCTSWSTDENDVEALIEDIGRL
- a CDS encoding copper-translocating P-type ATPase — translated: MIHTKNGQHNHNDHEKHHGSHDKDHSNHGHAGHDHHGDMVQEFRNKFFIILIFTIPIMLLSPMIQNFMGVDWRFTGDIYILAALSTFVYFYGGWPFIKGAVDELKDREPGMMTLIAMAISIAFFYSIAVVFGFDGEQIFWELATLVLIMLLGHWIEMRSINNASKALESLASLMPDTANRISEDGSTEEVQVDEIKAGDHVMVKPGEKMPLDGKIIKGKSQVDESMLTGESVPVVKSAGDEVIGGSINREGSLTVEIEKLMDESYLNQVIEMVKESQKTKSRTQDITNQAAKWLFYIALAAGIITFIVWLAMGSTVDTAIQRMVTVMVITCPHALGLAAPLVISVSTALSAKYGLLIRKRPQFERARNIDAVIFDKTGTLTEGTFGVTDIESFSDMDENTILTHAATVENDSEHPIATGILDEASERNLELHELSDFNSITGVGIEGTIDGRNVKVVSPGYVAQQNIDFDDARFNEWSGQGKTVVFLMIDEELSGAVALADKIKESAKETVAELHKRNIRAIMLTGDNRKVADYVAEQIGIDEVYAEVLPNQKAEKVAEIQERGLVVAMTGDGINDAPALTRADVGIAVGAGTDIAMDSADIVLVDSNPKDILAIFSLSKRTYNKLVQNLIWATGYNIFAIPLAAGVLAPWGIILSPAVGAILMSLSTIIVAINAQLLHRFEVE